One Spiribacter halobius DNA segment encodes these proteins:
- a CDS encoding VOC family protein, whose protein sequence is MNQPPSPKSTTVRGQPVDLAAPVDARADVGHVHLKVADLERAIGFYQGVLGFQVRQRWGDSAAFLAAGAYHHHIGLNTWQSRGGPPPAPGTTGLFHVALRYPDRPALADALRRLIAAGIELDGAADHGVSEALYLRDPDGNGVELYRDRLPEEWPVDAAGNLAMYNAALDFDSLLAEPAPGRG, encoded by the coding sequence ATGAACCAGCCGCCTTCCCCGAAATCGACCACTGTCCGCGGCCAGCCGGTGGACCTGGCCGCCCCCGTCGATGCGCGGGCGGATGTGGGCCACGTGCACCTGAAGGTCGCCGATCTGGAGCGTGCCATCGGTTTCTATCAGGGCGTGCTGGGCTTCCAGGTCCGGCAGCGCTGGGGCGACAGCGCCGCTTTCCTCGCGGCCGGCGCCTACCACCATCACATCGGGCTGAACACCTGGCAGAGCCGCGGTGGGCCGCCGCCGGCGCCGGGTACCACCGGCCTGTTTCACGTCGCCCTGCGCTATCCGGACCGTCCGGCACTCGCGGATGCGCTGCGCCGCCTCATCGCCGCCGGCATCGAGCTCGACGGGGCGGCGGACCATGGCGTGAGCGAGGCGCTCTACCTGAGAGATCCGGACGGTAACGGCGTGGAGCTCTACCGCGACCGCCTGCCGGAGGAATGGCCGGTGGACGCTGCGGGTAACCTCGCCATGTACAACGCCGCGCTGGATTTCGACTCGCTGCTGGCGGAGCCGGCACCGGGGCGCGGCTGA
- a CDS encoding maleate cis-trans isomerase family protein codes for MSQKPYRIGQIVPSSNTTMETEIPAMLRAREAVAPERFTFHSSRMRMKQVTREELARMDDESDRCALELSDAHVDVMGYACLVAIMSRGRGYHRESEQRLHRASADNGHATPVVSSAGALVEGIQALGARRVSVVTPYMRPLTEMVVDYIEAEDIQVLDSISLEIPDNIAVGHRDPMALVDIVDDLDVRGADAVVLSACVQMPSLAAIPAVEAKLGLPVVSAAVCTTWRMLRALDLEPVAPDAGQLLAGR; via the coding sequence ATGAGCCAGAAGCCGTACCGCATCGGGCAGATCGTCCCGAGCTCGAACACCACCATGGAGACGGAGATCCCGGCCATGCTCCGCGCCCGGGAGGCCGTTGCGCCCGAGCGCTTTACCTTTCACTCGAGCCGCATGCGCATGAAGCAGGTCACCCGCGAGGAGCTCGCGCGCATGGACGACGAGTCCGACCGCTGCGCCCTCGAGCTCTCCGACGCGCACGTGGACGTCATGGGCTACGCCTGCCTGGTGGCGATCATGAGCCGGGGCCGTGGCTATCACCGTGAGTCCGAGCAGCGCCTGCACCGGGCAAGTGCCGACAACGGTCACGCCACACCGGTCGTGAGCAGCGCCGGCGCGCTCGTCGAGGGCATCCAGGCCCTCGGCGCACGCCGGGTCTCGGTGGTCACGCCCTACATGCGGCCGCTCACGGAGATGGTGGTCGACTACATCGAGGCCGAGGACATCCAGGTACTGGACAGCATCTCCCTGGAGATCCCGGACAACATCGCGGTGGGCCACCGGGACCCCATGGCGCTGGTCGACATCGTTGATGACCTCGACGTCCGTGGCGCCGACGCGGTGGTGCTGTCGGCCTGCGTGCAGATGCCCTCCCTTGCGGCCATCCCGGCCGTGGAGGCGAAGCTCGGTCTGCCCGTGGTGTCGGCCGCGGTCTGCACGACCTGGCGCATGCTGAGGGCGCTGGATCTGGAGCCGGTAGCGCCGGACGCCGGTCAGCTCCTCGCCGGCCGGTGA
- a CDS encoding DUF6394 family protein, producing MNLEKVIFGFFILLALTLNFGFFLGEFDNPDHHNVYELFAALLVSLIATVLKFGERTQIGAVLLASSLVADLQLIAAAVLWGAAMSLSEVGMTSAVMASIVSLSGGALLANLASVTILIVETVGMHR from the coding sequence ATGAATCTCGAGAAGGTCATCTTCGGATTCTTCATCCTGCTGGCGCTGACACTCAACTTCGGATTCTTCCTCGGGGAGTTCGATAACCCCGATCATCACAACGTCTATGAGCTCTTTGCGGCGCTGCTGGTCAGCCTGATCGCCACCGTGCTCAAGTTCGGCGAGCGCACGCAGATCGGTGCTGTCCTGCTCGCGTCGAGCCTGGTGGCGGACCTGCAGCTGATCGCCGCGGCCGTGCTCTGGGGCGCGGCCATGTCCCTCTCCGAGGTGGGCATGACCTCGGCGGTCATGGCCAGCATCGTGTCCCTGTCCGGCGGGGCACTGCTGGCCAACCTGGCCTCGGTGACCATACTCATCGTAGAGACCGTCGGCATGCACCGCTGA
- the pdxR gene encoding MocR-like pyridoxine biosynthesis transcription factor PdxR, translating into MGRKARAASAMWYRLYETLDADAGSPRARVQNLLVQAVVERFLAPGDALPSGRTLARRLGVARSTVTAALRRLMDLGYVESRERSGYYVHPRVQRHFADGGAVPKEGTPSQDAFWEQRFRMDLSGQRNIAKPPDWQDYRYPFLYGQFDARLFPRHEWRDCVRASLSLAGIKAWAPDLIDRDEPSLIRQLQTQLLPARGVWVGTDEILVTAGAQNALFLLAMLLVEDGRVVGVEDPGYPDARNIFEMHGGSVRPIPMDDHGIVVGEAIRECDYLFVTPSHQCPTGVTLPIDRRERLIELANAHGVVIIEDDHESELNFASHPTPALKSLDQTHNVVYIGSLSKTLAHGMRLGYVAGPAALIRELRKVRRLCLRHPANNNEFTAAQFIRNGYHEAYVNYLNGIYRERSQALEAAIRRHLPAWRFRQREGGSALWVQGPANMHGDEVAAAARQQGVLVEPGHVFFSDDRAPRNYLRMGYSSISAEDIDEGIRRLAEVPGVH; encoded by the coding sequence ATGGGACGCAAGGCACGCGCTGCGAGCGCGATGTGGTACCGGCTCTACGAGACCCTGGACGCCGATGCCGGCAGCCCCCGCGCCAGGGTCCAGAACCTGCTCGTGCAGGCAGTGGTGGAAAGGTTCCTCGCGCCCGGCGACGCCCTGCCCTCCGGGCGCACCCTCGCGCGGCGGCTGGGTGTGGCCCGGAGCACCGTCACCGCCGCGCTGCGGCGGCTGATGGATCTCGGCTACGTGGAGTCGCGGGAGCGGAGCGGCTACTACGTGCATCCGCGCGTGCAACGGCACTTCGCGGATGGCGGCGCCGTGCCCAAGGAGGGTACCCCGTCCCAGGACGCGTTCTGGGAACAACGCTTCCGGATGGATCTCTCCGGCCAGCGCAACATCGCCAAGCCACCGGACTGGCAGGACTATCGCTATCCGTTCCTCTACGGCCAGTTCGACGCCAGGCTCTTTCCCCGCCACGAATGGCGCGACTGCGTTCGCGCCTCGCTGTCTCTGGCCGGCATCAAGGCCTGGGCACCGGACCTTATCGATCGCGACGAGCCCTCGCTGATCCGACAGCTGCAGACGCAGCTTCTCCCGGCCCGCGGCGTGTGGGTGGGAACAGACGAGATACTGGTCACTGCCGGCGCCCAGAACGCGCTGTTCCTGCTGGCCATGCTGCTGGTGGAAGACGGCAGGGTCGTCGGCGTGGAGGATCCGGGATATCCGGACGCGCGCAACATCTTTGAGATGCACGGCGGCTCCGTGCGGCCGATCCCCATGGACGATCACGGCATCGTCGTGGGCGAGGCCATCAGGGAATGTGATTATCTGTTCGTCACGCCAAGCCACCAGTGTCCGACCGGCGTCACCCTGCCCATCGATCGGCGGGAGCGGCTAATCGAGCTCGCCAATGCCCACGGCGTGGTCATCATCGAGGACGACCATGAGAGCGAGCTGAATTTCGCAAGTCACCCCACACCCGCCCTCAAGAGTCTCGACCAGACCCACAACGTGGTGTACATCGGCAGCCTCTCGAAGACCCTCGCCCACGGCATGCGCCTCGGGTACGTCGCAGGCCCCGCGGCGCTGATCCGGGAGCTGCGCAAGGTGCGCCGGCTCTGCCTGCGCCATCCAGCCAACAACAACGAGTTCACTGCCGCGCAGTTCATCCGCAATGGCTATCACGAGGCCTACGTGAATTATCTCAACGGCATCTACCGGGAGCGCTCACAGGCACTGGAGGCGGCGATCCGCCGTCATCTGCCCGCCTGGCGTTTCAGGCAGCGTGAGGGTGGCTCCGCACTCTGGGTGCAGGGACCCGCGAACATGCACGGAGATGAGGTGGCCGCGGCGGCGAGACAGCAGGGCGTGCTTGTCGAGCCGGGGCATGTCTTTTTCAGCGACGATCGCGCACCACGGAATTATCTGCGGATGGGCTACTCATCCATCAGCGCCGAGGACATCGACGAAGGCATCCGCCGGCTCGCAGAGGTGCCTGGCGTCCACTGA
- a CDS encoding phasin family protein — protein sequence MSNETFNNYTEQAEKLFVGPARAYAKLAADYTEKLVNAQIEATRAYTEVGLGQLRSALEIKDQKDLQAYAEGQQKVARDLGERVKGDAENVVAMNQEFVNEARKLVESNVKSASEAAKTAQAETAKAAQAK from the coding sequence ATGAGTAACGAGACCTTCAACAACTACACCGAGCAGGCCGAGAAGCTCTTCGTCGGTCCCGCCCGCGCCTATGCCAAGCTGGCGGCGGACTATACCGAGAAGCTGGTCAACGCCCAGATCGAGGCGACGCGTGCCTACACCGAGGTCGGCCTCGGGCAGCTGCGCTCCGCGCTGGAGATCAAGGACCAGAAGGACCTCCAGGCCTATGCCGAGGGCCAGCAGAAGGTGGCCCGGGATCTTGGCGAGCGCGTCAAGGGCGACGCCGAGAACGTGGTCGCGATGAACCAGGAGTTCGTCAACGAGGCGCGCAAGCTCGTCGAGAGCAACGTCAAGAGCGCCTCCGAGGCCGCGAAGACCGCCCAGGCCGAGACGGCCAAGGCCGCCCAGGCCAAGTAA
- a CDS encoding NAD-binding protein, whose translation MEQLLHLRRHSVVPMVLRRMRAPLITLIVSYSVSVLGLVLIPGASADGTPYRMDFLNAFYVVSYTATTIGFGEIPHAYSGVQRLWMTLSLYLVVIAWFYAIGTIVGLVRDPAFQQAVTWNRFRHQVQGLAEPFHLVCGYGDTGAQLVQEITDGDGRAVVLERVEGHTYELGIEDLRSYVPRFSGDDSNVDNLLAAGITQAHCRSVLAVTDDDHANLQIAITAKLLNPSLPVIARSGNDETHANMASFGTDYIVSAFDTFAGGFAMAIESPRLHRVYEWMSPRPEIPLTSERLPPPGRWIVCAPGRLGKRLCQRLAPTDTEVVLVSAEKPAWMAADQPHVPGKGTEAETLKQAGIEGQDTVGVIAGTDDDADNLSIVMTARELRPELFITARLNARANRRVFEAAELDMIMEPSGIIALRIMRVLSTPRLPQFLRRLRDYDDARIGELLEHWQQLMGTETPRIRAFTVGPQEMPAVADALPRRPVTLEALLRDPRQRDETLPAEVLMLERDGELTLLPEPGVRLEIGDTVLICARADALGPLSWTVNNLDVFRYVMTGEQRPDGWLWRRLAERRVPEHRRA comes from the coding sequence ATGGAACAACTGCTGCATTTGCGCCGGCACAGCGTTGTTCCCATGGTGCTGCGGCGCATGCGGGCGCCGCTCATCACGCTGATCGTCAGCTATTCGGTCTCGGTGCTCGGCCTGGTGCTCATTCCCGGCGCCAGCGCGGACGGCACGCCGTACCGGATGGACTTTCTGAATGCGTTCTATGTGGTGAGCTACACGGCCACCACCATCGGATTCGGCGAGATCCCCCATGCCTACTCCGGCGTCCAGCGCCTGTGGATGACGCTGAGCCTGTACCTCGTGGTGATTGCCTGGTTCTACGCCATCGGCACGATCGTCGGGCTGGTCCGGGACCCGGCCTTCCAGCAGGCGGTGACCTGGAACCGCTTCCGCCACCAGGTGCAGGGCCTTGCGGAACCGTTCCATCTGGTCTGTGGCTACGGCGATACCGGCGCCCAGCTCGTCCAGGAGATCACCGATGGCGACGGGCGTGCCGTGGTGCTGGAGCGGGTGGAGGGGCACACCTACGAGCTCGGGATCGAGGATCTGCGCTCCTACGTGCCGCGCTTCAGCGGCGACGACAGCAATGTGGACAACCTCCTGGCCGCCGGCATCACCCAGGCGCACTGCCGCTCGGTGCTGGCGGTCACCGATGACGATCATGCCAACCTGCAGATCGCCATTACGGCGAAGCTGCTCAACCCGTCGCTGCCGGTAATCGCGCGCTCGGGGAACGACGAGACCCACGCCAACATGGCCTCCTTCGGAACGGATTACATCGTGAGCGCGTTCGACACGTTCGCCGGAGGCTTCGCCATGGCGATCGAGTCACCGCGCCTGCACCGTGTCTACGAGTGGATGAGTCCGCGACCGGAAATCCCGCTGACAAGCGAGCGCCTGCCGCCGCCGGGGCGCTGGATCGTGTGTGCACCCGGACGTCTCGGCAAGCGGCTGTGCCAGCGGCTGGCACCGACGGACACCGAGGTGGTGCTGGTGTCCGCGGAGAAGCCGGCATGGATGGCCGCCGACCAGCCGCATGTGCCGGGCAAGGGAACGGAGGCGGAGACCCTGAAGCAGGCGGGTATCGAGGGGCAGGATACGGTCGGGGTGATCGCCGGCACCGACGACGACGCCGACAATCTCTCCATCGTAATGACGGCGCGGGAACTGCGTCCCGAGCTGTTCATCACGGCCCGCCTGAATGCCCGCGCCAACCGCCGCGTGTTCGAGGCCGCAGAGCTCGACATGATCATGGAGCCGAGTGGGATCATCGCCCTGCGCATCATGCGGGTGCTCAGTACGCCACGCCTCCCCCAGTTCCTGCGGCGCCTGCGCGATTACGACGACGCCCGCATCGGTGAGCTGCTGGAGCACTGGCAGCAGCTCATGGGCACCGAAACGCCGCGCATCCGCGCGTTCACCGTGGGGCCGCAGGAGATGCCGGCGGTGGCCGACGCACTGCCGCGCCGGCCGGTTACCCTGGAGGCCCTGCTGCGGGATCCCCGGCAGCGGGACGAGACGCTGCCGGCCGAGGTGCTGATGCTGGAGCGCGACGGCGAGCTCACGCTCCTGCCCGAGCCCGGCGTCCGACTGGAGATCGGGGATACCGTGCTGATCTGCGCCCGCGCGGATGCCCTTGGCCCGCTGTCGTGGACAGTCAATAACCTCGATGTCTTCCGCTACGTGATGACCGGCGAGCAACGCCCGGACGGCTGGCTCTGGCGCCGGCTCGCCGAGCGGCGCGTGCCGGAACACCGGCGTGCGTAG
- a CDS encoding DUF2141 domain-containing protein: MLVFASLPTAVFAQSSCRAIHVAVLDIRNSSGTVACALFDSPEGFPTEFLRSATKVMIMKIRDTQARCDFMGIPPGTYALAVIHDENMDGKLGTNWLGVPREGYGFSNDATAFMSAPSFDAAGFSYDGRSLDLRISLNY; this comes from the coding sequence ATGTTGGTGTTTGCGAGTCTGCCCACTGCCGTTTTTGCCCAGTCGTCGTGCCGTGCAATTCACGTGGCGGTTCTGGATATCAGAAACAGTAGTGGAACTGTCGCCTGCGCGCTCTTCGACTCGCCAGAGGGTTTCCCTACGGAATTCCTGCGCTCCGCGACGAAAGTCATGATAATGAAGATTCGCGACACGCAGGCGCGTTGCGACTTTATGGGCATTCCGCCGGGAACGTACGCGTTGGCTGTCATTCATGACGAGAACATGGACGGCAAGCTTGGCACCAACTGGCTGGGGGTGCCCCGGGAAGGTTATGGTTTCTCGAACGACGCAACCGCCTTTATGAGCGCACCTTCCTTTGATGCCGCCGGCTTTTCGTACGATGGGCGAAGCCTGGATCTGAGAATCAGCCTGAATTACTGA
- a CDS encoding entericidin A/B family lipoprotein, translating to MRKNLLRASIAFLMLLIVAIQGCNTMEGMGKDIESTGQAIEEEASD from the coding sequence ATGAGGAAGAATCTGCTCAGGGCATCGATAGCGTTCTTGATGCTGCTCATCGTGGCGATCCAGGGCTGCAACACCATGGAAGGCATGGGTAAGGACATCGAGAGTACAGGCCAGGCGATCGAGGAGGAGGCTAGCGATTAA
- a CDS encoding sulfite exporter TauE/SafE family protein: MEIPLLETLIMALVIFLGALIQGAIGFGLGIIAAPFIVMIEPALIPGLILFVALPLASLTVWRDIAGLALGELTWAIIGRIPGTLAGLGFLAFASTRLLSVLLGLSVLFAVVLSARQPRIRRTRPRLFGAGVLSAFMATTTSVGGPPMALLYQSAEGRSVRANLAAYMVIGTVGSLVALIAVGRFTLAHAGVSTLMLFPTFLGFLLARVVLPLINPAWFRPGLLILCTAAGLTALVNGLVG, encoded by the coding sequence TTGGAAATCCCGCTGCTGGAGACGCTGATCATGGCCCTGGTGATCTTCCTGGGGGCGCTGATCCAGGGCGCGATCGGCTTTGGGCTCGGGATCATCGCCGCCCCCTTCATCGTCATGATCGAGCCGGCGCTGATCCCGGGGCTGATCCTCTTCGTCGCCCTCCCCCTCGCCTCGCTCACGGTCTGGCGGGACATCGCCGGACTGGCCCTCGGCGAGCTCACCTGGGCCATCATCGGCCGCATACCGGGGACGCTTGCGGGGCTGGGTTTCCTCGCCTTCGCTTCCACCCGACTGCTCTCCGTCCTGCTCGGTCTGAGCGTGCTCTTCGCCGTGGTGCTGAGTGCGCGGCAGCCGCGCATCCGGCGCACGCGGCCGCGGCTCTTTGGCGCCGGCGTGCTGTCGGCCTTCATGGCCACCACCACCTCCGTCGGTGGCCCACCCATGGCGCTGCTCTACCAGAGCGCGGAAGGGCGCTCGGTGCGGGCCAACCTGGCCGCTTACATGGTGATCGGCACCGTCGGCTCGCTGGTCGCGCTAATCGCCGTGGGTCGCTTCACGCTGGCGCATGCCGGCGTCTCCACGCTCATGCTGTTCCCCACCTTCCTCGGGTTTCTGCTGGCGCGGGTGGTGCTGCCGCTGATCAACCCCGCCTGGTTCCGGCCCGGCCTGCTGATTCTGTGCACTGCCGCGGGGCTGACCGCTCTGGTCAACGGCCTGGTCGGCTGA
- a CDS encoding Crp/Fnr family transcriptional regulator: MTDDAIESRLRSNPFFAGLEPEDLPRLASRATWRTVPANGIVFEHGDRAGSFFLLCEGAIVIEVPAISGPSLEVQRLGPGDVLGWSWLIPPYRWSFQARAEGETALIEFDGEAVREECERDPVFGYRVLKRFSSLMSERLEAARLKMMEEWNPPGFA, translated from the coding sequence ATGACGGACGATGCCATCGAATCGCGCCTCAGGAGCAATCCCTTCTTTGCCGGGCTGGAGCCGGAGGATCTGCCGCGCCTCGCCAGCCGCGCCACCTGGCGGACTGTGCCGGCGAACGGCATTGTCTTCGAACATGGCGACCGCGCCGGCAGCTTCTTCCTGCTCTGCGAGGGCGCCATCGTCATCGAGGTCCCGGCCATCTCCGGCCCCTCGCTCGAGGTCCAGAGGCTTGGACCGGGTGATGTGCTCGGCTGGTCCTGGCTGATCCCGCCCTATCGCTGGAGCTTCCAGGCCCGTGCCGAGGGTGAGACGGCGCTGATCGAGTTCGACGGGGAGGCAGTGCGGGAGGAGTGCGAGCGCGACCCCGTGTTCGGGTACCGGGTGCTCAAGCGCTTCTCCTCGCTGATGTCCGAACGACTCGAGGCCGCACGCCTCAAGATGATGGAGGAATGGAATCCGCCGGGATTCGCGTGA
- a CDS encoding GGDEF domain-containing protein produces MKALRRRQPTSKSSDRGDASGPGAPESSNTIAGEEGQTLIRNLHLGPTAAVAIVRLADWRLSAISRGLEMALGYLPGELDDACLRDVLADADDSARVAESVAGEERPGNMAVSLLNADGERAPAMAWVLRLEAGDAANLLMVFTPLPKGEGTGAVSGEDPVTGLGARRYFSRRLAAALRTADARQELVGCLIVQLDNIGTAYSEDGESVGEEAIAVIARRLQHGVRSYDSVARLGSDRLGVVLERLELPVHALRAAQHVNHALAEAIAFPGASVRPRVVIGVAVYPSDADSVGRVFRRASVAMHTARNRDSGNVVCAVTPA; encoded by the coding sequence ATGAAAGCGCTTCGCCGTCGACAGCCAACATCGAAGTCCTCCGACCGCGGCGACGCGAGCGGCCCTGGCGCCCCGGAATCGAGCAACACCATCGCCGGCGAGGAAGGCCAGACCCTGATCCGAAACCTTCACCTCGGACCCACAGCGGCCGTCGCCATCGTGCGTCTGGCCGACTGGCGTCTTTCCGCCATCTCCCGTGGCCTGGAGATGGCACTGGGCTACCTGCCCGGGGAGCTCGATGACGCCTGTCTGCGGGACGTGCTGGCGGACGCGGACGACTCGGCCCGGGTTGCCGAGTCGGTGGCAGGCGAGGAGCGGCCCGGGAACATGGCGGTATCTCTGCTCAACGCCGACGGGGAGCGCGCCCCGGCCATGGCCTGGGTGCTGCGTCTCGAGGCGGGTGACGCAGCCAATCTGCTCATGGTCTTCACGCCCTTGCCCAAGGGGGAGGGCACGGGTGCCGTGTCGGGAGAGGATCCGGTGACCGGCCTCGGCGCGCGCCGGTACTTCTCCAGGCGCCTCGCGGCAGCGCTGCGCACTGCAGACGCCCGGCAGGAGCTTGTCGGTTGCCTGATCGTGCAGCTTGACAACATCGGGACCGCTTATAGCGAAGATGGCGAATCCGTCGGCGAAGAGGCCATTGCCGTGATCGCGCGACGTCTACAGCACGGAGTGCGCAGCTATGACAGCGTGGCCCGCCTGGGGTCGGATCGCCTGGGGGTCGTGCTGGAGCGCCTGGAGTTGCCTGTCCACGCGTTGCGAGCTGCGCAGCACGTTAATCACGCGCTGGCCGAGGCGATCGCTTTCCCCGGTGCGTCCGTGCGACCGCGTGTGGTGATAGGCGTGGCCGTGTACCCGAGCGACGCGGATAGCGTCGGCCGGGTATTTCGGCGGGCCAGCGTCGCGATGCACACGGCGCGCAACCGTGACTCGGGCAACGTGGTCTGCGCGGTGACGCCCGCGTAG
- a CDS encoding NAD(P)/FAD-dependent oxidoreductase, translating to MGSAAADIPHVVVVGGGAGGLELASRLGRRAGRRERIRVTLVDASLTHLWKPLLHEVAAGTLDSGADALDYLAQARQHGFTYQLGRMVGLDRGRRRVRLAAITDEAGRALVPARELDYDWLVLAVGSVSNDFGTPGVAEHCVFLDDAAAAERFQQMLMRALLGAQLQETPLAPEQLSVAIVGGGATGVELAAELRSAARKAAGYGLDRIDPERDLTLTVIEAAERILPALSPGLSAKTHARLEELGVRVLTGRPVTEVTDRGMHVEGGEFVPAELRVWSAGIRAPAWLQELEGLATTRSGQLVVDECLRTADPRVFALGDCAAQTPPGADRPLPPRAQTASQQAEYLARHLPALIAGRTPPPFVYRDYGSLISLTERHAVGRLMGSVFGNWMIEGLLARAAYASLYRKHLAVVHGLPRMLLISTLQWLARRTRPRLKLH from the coding sequence ATGGGCAGCGCAGCAGCAGACATCCCCCACGTGGTCGTGGTCGGCGGCGGGGCCGGCGGGCTCGAGCTGGCGAGCCGCCTCGGCCGCCGGGCCGGGCGCCGTGAGCGGATCCGGGTGACGCTGGTGGATGCGAGCCTCACCCACCTCTGGAAGCCGCTCCTGCACGAGGTCGCGGCGGGGACGCTGGACAGCGGCGCAGATGCCCTGGACTACCTCGCCCAGGCGCGCCAGCACGGCTTCACCTACCAGCTCGGACGCATGGTCGGCCTCGATCGCGGCCGGCGCCGTGTCCGCCTCGCCGCGATCACCGACGAGGCGGGCCGGGCGCTCGTGCCGGCACGGGAGCTCGACTACGACTGGCTCGTGCTGGCCGTCGGCAGCGTGAGCAACGACTTCGGCACTCCGGGCGTGGCCGAGCACTGCGTGTTCCTGGATGACGCCGCGGCCGCCGAGCGCTTTCAGCAGATGCTCATGCGCGCGCTGCTCGGGGCGCAGCTGCAGGAAACACCGCTCGCCCCGGAGCAGCTGTCCGTCGCCATCGTCGGTGGCGGGGCGACGGGCGTGGAGCTGGCGGCCGAGCTGCGCAGCGCCGCGCGCAAGGCAGCCGGCTATGGGCTCGATCGCATCGATCCCGAGCGCGACCTCACCCTCACGGTCATCGAGGCGGCGGAGCGCATCCTGCCGGCCCTCTCGCCGGGGCTCTCGGCGAAGACCCACGCCCGCCTCGAGGAGCTCGGCGTGCGCGTGCTCACCGGACGCCCGGTTACCGAGGTGACCGACCGTGGCATGCATGTCGAGGGCGGAGAGTTCGTCCCCGCGGAGCTGCGAGTGTGGTCCGCGGGCATTCGCGCACCCGCCTGGCTGCAGGAGCTGGAGGGCCTTGCCACGACGCGCAGCGGGCAGCTGGTGGTGGACGAATGCCTGCGCACGGCGGACCCCCGGGTTTTTGCCCTCGGCGACTGCGCCGCCCAGACACCGCCGGGGGCGGATCGCCCGCTGCCGCCGCGGGCGCAGACGGCGAGCCAGCAGGCGGAGTATCTCGCGCGCCACCTCCCGGCCCTGATCGCCGGGCGAACGCCGCCGCCCTTCGTCTACCGGGACTACGGCTCGCTCATTTCCCTCACCGAACGGCACGCCGTGGGCCGGCTGATGGGCAGCGTGTTCGGCAACTGGATGATCGAGGGGCTGCTCGCGCGGGCCGCCTACGCCTCGCTCTACCGCAAGCACCTGGCGGTGGTGCACGGCCTGCCGCGCATGCTGCTGATCAGCACGCTACAGTGGCTCGCGCGGCGCACCCGCCCGCGCCTCAAGCTGCATTGA
- a CDS encoding cytochrome b: MAYRYALPQRLLHWTVAGLALISLTTGLLLGWLGFEGARDALGLAATNTLYTAHKSVGVLILLAMLLRVLARLGYGKPAYQHPLDPARRVASSAVHGLLYLLLIVQPVLGWLATAAGDFPVDFFGLRLPGLIGVDKALSETLYGWHGLVAWTILGLVILHVAAALHHWRVLQDGVMQRMSLR; encoded by the coding sequence ATGGCCTACCGGTATGCGCTTCCCCAGCGGCTGCTGCACTGGACGGTGGCAGGGCTGGCGCTGATCTCGCTGACCACCGGGCTGCTGCTCGGCTGGCTCGGTTTCGAGGGGGCGCGTGACGCGCTCGGCCTGGCGGCCACCAACACCCTGTATACCGCTCACAAGAGCGTCGGTGTGCTGATTCTGCTGGCCATGCTCCTGCGCGTGCTGGCGCGGTTGGGCTATGGCAAGCCGGCCTACCAGCACCCGCTTGATCCGGCCAGGCGCGTTGCGAGCAGCGCCGTGCATGGCCTGCTCTACCTGCTGCTGATCGTGCAGCCGGTGCTTGGCTGGCTGGCCACGGCGGCCGGGGACTTCCCGGTGGATTTCTTCGGGCTGAGGCTGCCGGGCCTGATCGGCGTCGACAAGGCGCTCTCGGAGACGCTGTACGGCTGGCACGGGCTTGTCGCCTGGACGATCCTCGGCCTGGTGATCTTGCACGTTGCCGCCGCACTGCATCACTGGCGCGTGCTGCAGGACGGGGTGATGCAGCGCATGTCCCTGCGCTGA